The following proteins are co-located in the Pyrococcus abyssi GE5 genome:
- a CDS encoding 30S ribosomal protein S4: protein MGDPKRQRKKYETPPHPWIKERLDRERVLMDKYELKNKKELWKHETQLKNFRRRARRLLAARGKQAEIEREQLLARLKRLGLLPEDAVLDDVLSLTIEDILERRLQTIVYKKGLARTMRQARQLIVHGHIEVNGQIIRSPSYLVLKEEEDTITYARTSPFANPQHPERMMIEKAKQGGEA from the coding sequence ATGGGTGATCCTAAGAGGCAGAGGAAGAAGTATGAAACTCCACCTCACCCTTGGATTAAGGAGAGACTAGATAGGGAAAGAGTCCTCATGGACAAGTACGAGCTGAAGAACAAGAAGGAGCTTTGGAAGCACGAGACCCAGCTCAAAAACTTTAGAAGAAGGGCAAGAAGATTGCTTGCTGCTAGAGGGAAGCAGGCTGAGATTGAGAGGGAGCAACTTTTAGCGAGACTAAAGAGACTAGGCCTCCTTCCAGAGGATGCGGTTCTTGATGACGTTCTATCATTGACCATCGAGGACATCCTTGAGAGGAGACTCCAGACCATAGTTTACAAGAAGGGATTAGCAAGAACTATGAGGCAAGCTAGGCAGTTAATAGTTCACGGTCACATAGAGGTTAATGGGCAGATAATAAGGTCACCTAGCTATCTAGTTCTCAAGGAAGAGGAAGACACGATAACGTATGCGAGAACTTCACCTTTTGCAAATCCACAACACCCTGAGAGGATGATGATCGAGAAGGCCAAGCAGGGTGGTGAGGCATGA
- a CDS encoding 30S ribosomal protein S11, whose amino-acid sequence MSEEQVNIKKKEKWGIAHIYSSYNNTIIHITDITGAETISRWSGGMVVKADRDEPSPYAAMLAARRAAEEALEKGIVGVHIRVRAPGGSKSKTPGPGAQAAIRALARAGLKIGRVEDVTPIPHDGTRPKGGRRGRRV is encoded by the coding sequence ATGAGCGAGGAGCAGGTAAACATAAAGAAGAAGGAGAAGTGGGGTATAGCCCACATCTACTCAAGCTATAACAACACGATTATCCACATAACAGACATAACGGGTGCCGAAACTATAAGCAGGTGGAGCGGTGGTATGGTAGTCAAGGCCGATAGGGACGAGCCTTCACCTTACGCCGCAATGCTAGCCGCGAGGAGGGCTGCCGAAGAGGCATTAGAGAAGGGTATCGTCGGAGTTCACATAAGAGTTAGGGCCCCTGGTGGAAGTAAAAGCAAGACTCCTGGCCCAGGAGCTCAAGCGGCTATAAGAGCCCTAGCAAGGGCAGGACTTAAGATAGGAAGGGTTGAGGATGTAACGCCTATTCCACACGATGGAACGAGGCCAAAGGGTGGAAGGAGAGGAAGGCGTGTTTGA
- a CDS encoding DNA-directed RNA polymerase subunit D, translated as MVEIKILKKTDDSITFILEGVDVAFANALRRTILGEVPTFAVDEVEFYENDSALFDEIIAHRLAMIPLKTPVDRFELDALELDDYTVTLSLEAEGPGIVYSGDLKSDDPDVKPANPDIPIVKLAKGQRLVFNAFAKLGRGKDHAKWQPGFTYYKYFTRIHISKEIEGWEKLKKLAKKRGLPVKENENEVIVETIKPFYIPKEFEEYEGKGIWEEIVPNTYVFVVETNGELPVEEIVKIALKILMRKADRFINELQGLAG; from the coding sequence ATGGTCGAGATTAAGATTCTTAAAAAAACCGATGATTCAATAACTTTCATCCTTGAAGGTGTTGATGTAGCTTTTGCTAACGCCCTAAGGAGAACTATACTTGGAGAAGTTCCAACGTTTGCAGTCGATGAAGTTGAGTTTTATGAGAACGATTCTGCCCTTTTCGATGAGATAATAGCTCACAGGTTGGCAATGATTCCACTGAAGACCCCAGTTGATAGGTTCGAGCTCGATGCCCTCGAGCTCGATGATTACACTGTAACCCTATCATTAGAGGCCGAAGGCCCAGGAATAGTTTACTCTGGCGATTTAAAGAGTGATGACCCAGATGTAAAGCCAGCAAATCCTGATATACCAATAGTTAAACTTGCGAAGGGTCAGAGATTGGTATTTAATGCATTTGCAAAGCTAGGAAGGGGCAAGGACCATGCAAAGTGGCAGCCTGGATTTACCTATTACAAGTACTTTACGAGGATCCACATAAGCAAGGAAATCGAGGGTTGGGAAAAGTTAAAGAAGCTCGCCAAGAAGAGGGGTCTCCCAGTTAAGGAGAATGAAAATGAGGTTATAGTCGAAACCATAAAGCCATTCTACATCCCTAAGGAATTCGAAGAGTACGAAGGAAAGGGTATATGGGAAGAAATAGTGCCCAATACCTACGTCTTTGTAGTTGAAACGAATGGAGAACTCCCCGTTGAGGAGATAGTTAAGATAGCCCTTAAGATATTAATGAGGAAGGCCGATAGATTTATAAATGAGCTCCAAGGATTAGCTGGTTGA
- a CDS encoding 50S ribosomal protein L18e: MKRTGPTDPNLRRLIRYLRKKSNEEKVKIWKDIAWRLERPRRQRAEVNVSRINRYAKDGDMIVVPGSVLGAGKIEKKVIVAAWKFSETARRKIEEAGGEAITIEELIKRNPKGSGVIIME, encoded by the coding sequence ATGAAGAGGACTGGTCCAACTGATCCGAACCTTAGGAGGCTCATTCGTTACCTCAGGAAAAAGTCTAATGAAGAGAAAGTTAAGATATGGAAGGACATAGCTTGGAGACTTGAAAGACCAAGGAGGCAGAGGGCCGAAGTAAACGTCAGCAGGATAAACAGGTACGCGAAGGATGGAGACATGATAGTGGTTCCAGGGAGCGTTCTTGGGGCCGGCAAGATAGAGAAGAAGGTCATTGTAGCTGCTTGGAAGTTCAGTGAAACTGCAAGGAGAAAAATCGAGGAGGCCGGTGGGGAGGCCATAACGATTGAAGAGCTAATTAAGAGGAATCCAAAGGGAAGTGGAGTAATAATTATGGAGTGA
- the rplM gene encoding 50S ribosomal protein L13: MRIINAEGLILGRLASRVAKMLLEGEEVVIVNAEKAVITGNREVIFSKYKQRTGLRTLTNPRRGPFYPKRSDEIVRRTIRGMLPWKTDRGRKAFKRLKVYVGIPKEFKDKQLETIVEAHVSRLSRPKYVTVGEVAKFLGGKF; encoded by the coding sequence ATGAGGATAATCAACGCTGAAGGTTTAATTCTCGGGAGGCTCGCTTCTAGGGTTGCAAAGATGCTGCTAGAGGGAGAGGAAGTTGTAATAGTCAACGCTGAAAAAGCCGTAATAACAGGCAATAGGGAAGTTATCTTCAGCAAGTATAAGCAGAGAACCGGGCTAAGAACTCTAACCAACCCCAGGAGAGGTCCATTCTATCCAAAGAGGAGCGATGAAATAGTAAGGAGAACGATAAGAGGAATGCTCCCATGGAAGACGGACAGGGGAAGGAAGGCCTTTAAGAGGCTAAAGGTTTACGTTGGGATTCCAAAGGAGTTCAAGGACAAGCAGCTTGAGACCATCGTTGAGGCCCACGTTTCGAGGTTATCGAGGCCGAAGTACGTTACCGTTGGTGAGGTTGCTAAGTTCCTGGGAGGAAAATTCTGA
- a CDS encoding 30S ribosomal protein S9 — translation MRIIQTTGKRKTAIARAVIREGKGRVRINGKPVELVEPEIARFTILEPLILAGEEIWNSVDIDVKVQGGGFMGQAEAARIAIARALVEWTGDMNLKEKFIKYDRTMLVGDPRRTEPHKPNRSTKGPRAKRQKSYR, via the coding sequence ATGAGGATCATCCAGACTACAGGTAAGAGGAAGACCGCGATTGCGAGGGCAGTAATTAGGGAAGGTAAGGGTAGGGTTAGGATCAATGGGAAGCCCGTTGAACTAGTGGAACCTGAAATTGCAAGGTTCACTATCCTCGAGCCCCTAATCTTGGCAGGCGAGGAGATCTGGAACAGCGTTGATATCGATGTTAAGGTTCAGGGTGGAGGCTTCATGGGACAGGCCGAGGCCGCTAGGATAGCTATAGCCAGGGCGCTGGTAGAGTGGACCGGGGACATGAACCTGAAGGAGAAGTTCATAAAGTACGATAGAACAATGCTCGTTGGAGATCCAAGAAGGACTGAGCCTCACAAGCCCAACAGGTCAACCAAGGGACCAAGAGCAAAGAGACAGAAGAGTTATCGTTAA
- a CDS encoding DNA-directed RNA polymerase subunit N, with the protein MIVPVRCFTCGKVIGDKYYEFKRRVEAGEDPEKVLDDLGLERYCCRRMLLSHVELIDDIMHYRVY; encoded by the coding sequence TTGATAGTCCCCGTTAGGTGTTTCACCTGTGGAAAGGTCATAGGGGATAAGTACTACGAGTTTAAGAGAAGGGTTGAAGCCGGGGAGGATCCCGAGAAGGTGTTGGATGATCTGGGCCTTGAAAGGTACTGCTGCAGGAGAATGCTCCTAAGTCACGTGGAACTTATTGACGATATAATGCACTACCGCGTCTACTAA
- a CDS encoding DNA-directed RNA polymerase subunit K: MFKYTRFEKARIIGARALQIAMGAPVLIDVPEGITPLEAAIMEFEKGVIPITVIRPS, translated from the coding sequence GTGTTCAAGTACACGAGGTTTGAAAAAGCTAGGATTATAGGGGCGAGGGCCCTCCAGATAGCTATGGGAGCTCCAGTGCTTATAGATGTCCCAGAGGGAATAACACCCCTTGAAGCCGCAATAATGGAATTCGAAAAGGGAGTTATTCCAATAACAGTGATTAGGCCGAGCTGA
- the rpsB gene encoding 30S ribosomal protein S2: protein MADEYLVPLDQYLAAGVHIGTQQKTKDMKKFIYRVRQDGLYVLDVRKTDERLKVAGKFLARFDPQSILAVSVRLYGQKPVKKFGEVTGARAIPGRFLPGTMTNPAVKNFFEPDVIIITDPRADHQAMKEAIEIGIPIVALVDTENLLSYVDLAIPTNNKGRKALALIYWILAREILYNRGEISSREEFKIPVEEFEMKIVRR, encoded by the coding sequence ATGGCTGATGAGTATTTAGTTCCACTTGACCAATACCTTGCGGCCGGAGTGCATATAGGGACTCAGCAGAAGACGAAGGACATGAAGAAGTTCATATACAGGGTTAGGCAGGATGGCCTCTACGTTCTCGACGTTAGGAAGACGGATGAGAGGCTTAAGGTGGCAGGAAAGTTCTTGGCTAGGTTCGATCCACAGAGCATCTTGGCCGTGAGCGTTAGGCTCTACGGCCAGAAGCCCGTTAAAAAGTTTGGTGAAGTTACCGGAGCTAGAGCAATACCCGGCAGATTCCTTCCAGGAACGATGACTAATCCAGCGGTTAAGAACTTCTTCGAGCCAGACGTGATAATTATAACCGATCCTAGGGCGGATCACCAGGCAATGAAGGAAGCGATTGAGATAGGTATTCCAATAGTGGCCCTCGTAGATACCGAGAATTTACTTAGCTACGTAGACCTTGCCATCCCAACAAACAACAAGGGAAGAAAAGCTTTAGCTTTGATTTACTGGATTCTCGCGAGGGAAATCCTGTACAACAGGGGAGAGATCTCAAGCAGAGAGGAGTTCAAGATACCCGTTGAAGAGTTCGAGATGAAGATAGTAAGGAGGTAG
- a CDS encoding pyridoxal-phosphate dependent enzyme, with amino-acid sequence MLVCTKCGRTFDEKFLLRCTCGGTLLVKRHYTSFSPRNYLDMRRYIDYLPVDSVFLPKLTPAITPIVKDSEDLYLKLDYLQPTGSFKDRGTYVTIAKLKEEGINEVVIDSSGNAGISLAAYGLSEGIKVHVFLSYDANKEKISRLSALNAKLHFVDGDRMKVHEEAIRFSRDGNLTYVSHWMNPYFLEGTKTIAFEIYEQIKLPDYVFIPVGSGTAFLGIWKGFKELIEMGEIESMPSLVAVQAEGFESLCKRSKRKNTLADGIAIPEPPRIEEMKQAIKESSGFCISVGKEETLASLHWLRKRGILVEGTSAVTLAAYWKAKELELIDGVSLLILTGSAKNF; translated from the coding sequence ATGCTGGTCTGCACTAAATGTGGAAGAACTTTTGATGAGAAATTTCTGCTAAGGTGTACTTGCGGAGGGACATTGCTCGTTAAGAGGCACTACACAAGCTTCTCTCCCAGGAATTACTTAGACATGAGACGGTACATCGATTATCTTCCAGTGGATTCAGTTTTCCTTCCAAAGTTGACCCCGGCAATAACCCCCATAGTTAAGGACTCCGAAGATTTATACCTAAAACTCGATTACCTCCAGCCCACGGGATCTTTTAAGGATAGGGGAACCTACGTGACGATTGCAAAGCTTAAAGAGGAGGGGATTAATGAAGTTGTCATAGATAGCTCTGGAAATGCCGGTATAAGCTTAGCAGCTTATGGTCTCTCCGAGGGGATAAAGGTTCACGTTTTTCTCTCCTACGATGCAAATAAGGAAAAGATATCGCGATTAAGCGCTTTGAACGCCAAGCTACATTTCGTCGATGGGGATAGGATGAAAGTTCATGAAGAGGCGATAAGGTTCTCGAGAGATGGGAATTTAACTTACGTTTCGCACTGGATGAATCCCTATTTCTTGGAAGGAACTAAAACGATAGCCTTTGAGATATATGAGCAGATAAAGCTCCCTGACTATGTATTCATTCCAGTTGGTAGTGGGACGGCATTCCTGGGGATATGGAAGGGTTTTAAGGAATTAATTGAAATGGGGGAAATTGAGTCGATGCCTTCACTTGTAGCGGTTCAGGCAGAGGGGTTTGAGAGCCTCTGCAAAAGGTCTAAAAGGAAAAACACATTGGCCGATGGGATAGCAATTCCCGAACCCCCGAGGATAGAGGAGATGAAGCAAGCTATTAAAGAGAGCTCAGGTTTTTGCATAAGCGTTGGAAAGGAAGAAACCCTAGCTTCCCTTCATTGGTTGAGGAAAAGGGGTATTTTAGTTGAAGGAACTTCGGCCGTCACTCTAGCGGCGTACTGGAAGGCTAAGGAACTAGAACTAATAGATGGGGTTTCCCTCTTGATACTAACTGGTTCGGCTAAGAATTTTTAG
- a CDS encoding MEMO1 family protein, with translation MIRYPAVAGQFYPEGETLVEMLEEFFRDLGEQGNSRKITAGVAPHAGYVFSGYTASRTYKAIYEDGLPETFVIFGPNHTGLGSPIAVYPEGDWVTPLGKVKIDSELAKEIVKLSKIADLDDLAHKYEHSIEVQLPFIQYIAEKAGTDFRIVPITLGIQDEDVSEALGRAVFEAAEALGRDVIVIASTDFMHYGSFYGYVPFRGRANELPNMVKEWDMRIIRRILDFDLKGMFEEIREMDHTMCGPGGVGAGIVYSRLMNAREAELLHYTTSFEVSRSTDAIVGYASIVMRR, from the coding sequence ATGATTAGGTATCCAGCCGTCGCTGGTCAATTCTATCCAGAGGGCGAAACTCTAGTTGAGATGCTAGAAGAATTTTTCAGGGATTTAGGTGAGCAGGGGAATTCAAGGAAGATAACCGCGGGAGTTGCACCTCACGCTGGCTATGTATTCTCCGGCTATACGGCCTCTAGAACTTACAAGGCAATATATGAGGATGGCCTTCCTGAAACTTTCGTAATATTTGGCCCTAATCACACGGGTCTGGGCTCGCCGATAGCGGTGTATCCAGAGGGAGATTGGGTTACACCCCTAGGAAAAGTTAAGATTGACTCTGAGTTAGCTAAGGAAATAGTTAAGCTCTCTAAAATTGCCGACTTGGATGACTTAGCGCATAAGTACGAGCACTCGATTGAGGTTCAATTGCCATTCATCCAGTACATAGCAGAGAAAGCTGGCACTGATTTCAGGATAGTCCCAATAACCCTGGGCATACAAGATGAGGATGTCTCTGAAGCCCTTGGAAGGGCGGTTTTCGAGGCGGCTGAAGCCCTTGGGAGGGACGTAATCGTTATAGCGAGCACTGACTTTATGCACTACGGTAGCTTCTATGGCTACGTGCCATTTAGAGGAAGGGCAAATGAATTGCCCAACATGGTCAAAGAGTGGGACATGAGGATCATAAGGAGGATCCTTGATTTCGACCTTAAGGGGATGTTTGAGGAGATTAGGGAAATGGATCATACGATGTGCGGACCGGGGGGAGTTGGAGCTGGAATAGTTTACTCGAGGCTCATGAATGCTAGAGAAGCCGAGCTCCTACACTACACTACCAGCTTCGAGGTAAGTAGATCTACCGACGCCATAGTTGGGTACGCTAGCATAGTAATGAGGCGTTAG
- a CDS encoding NfeD family protein, whose protein sequence is MLNFLKILAILSDEIAVLVFFLLILPELGFNIPLKLVLILVSILVLKDALLIKLFLDVLKKKPEVGIEGLIGERGIVVEDLTPEGMIKVRGELWRARAISGSIKKREAVKVIRVEGNIMIVERW, encoded by the coding sequence ATGCTCAACTTCCTTAAAATTTTAGCAATTCTCTCCGACGAGATAGCCGTCTTAGTTTTCTTCCTTCTAATTTTGCCTGAACTTGGATTTAACATCCCATTAAAACTTGTTTTAATCCTAGTGTCAATCTTGGTGCTAAAGGATGCCCTCTTGATAAAACTCTTTCTCGATGTTTTGAAGAAGAAGCCCGAAGTTGGCATTGAGGGACTTATAGGGGAGAGGGGCATTGTCGTTGAAGATTTAACACCAGAAGGCATGATTAAGGTCAGAGGAGAGCTCTGGAGGGCCAGGGCAATAAGTGGAAGTATTAAGAAGAGGGAAGCCGTGAAGGTGATTAGGGTTGAGGGGAACATCATGATCGTTGAGAGGTGGTGA
- a CDS encoding mevalonate kinase, with protein MPRLVLASAPAKIILFGEHSVVYGKPAIASAIDLRTYVRAEFNDSGNIKIEAHDIKTPGLIVSFSEDKIYFETDYGKAAEVLSYVRHAIELVLEEADKRTGVSVSITSQIPVGAGLGSSAAVAVATIGAVSKLLDLELSKEEIAKMGHKVELLVQGASSGIDPTVSAIGGFLYYKQGEFEHLPFVELPIVVGYTGSSGSTKELVAMVRRRYEEMPELIEPILESMGKLVDKAKEVIISKLDEEEKFLKLGELMNINHGLLDALGVSTKKLSELVYAARTAGAIGAKLTGAGGGGCMYALAPGKQREVATAIKIAGGTPMITRISKEGLRIEEVRE; from the coding sequence ATGCCAAGGTTAGTGCTGGCGTCAGCTCCAGCAAAGATAATACTCTTCGGGGAACACAGCGTTGTGTATGGAAAGCCTGCCATAGCATCTGCTATTGACTTGAGAACTTACGTTAGGGCGGAGTTTAATGATTCGGGAAATATAAAGATAGAAGCCCATGACATAAAAACCCCTGGGCTAATAGTTTCTTTTTCAGAAGACAAAATTTACTTCGAGACTGACTATGGAAAGGCAGCTGAAGTGCTGAGTTACGTTAGACACGCCATAGAGCTCGTCCTTGAAGAGGCTGATAAGAGGACTGGGGTCAGCGTTTCAATAACGTCTCAAATTCCAGTAGGTGCTGGCCTAGGTTCTTCAGCTGCCGTCGCCGTTGCTACCATCGGTGCCGTCTCCAAGTTACTTGACCTCGAGCTTAGTAAAGAGGAGATAGCTAAGATGGGCCATAAGGTTGAACTCCTGGTTCAGGGAGCTTCGAGTGGCATAGATCCGACGGTCTCGGCAATAGGAGGGTTCTTGTACTATAAGCAAGGTGAATTTGAGCACCTACCATTCGTGGAGCTTCCAATAGTAGTTGGATATACCGGCTCAAGTGGCTCCACAAAGGAATTAGTTGCGATGGTTAGGAGAAGGTACGAGGAGATGCCCGAGTTAATTGAACCCATTCTAGAGTCAATGGGTAAGCTCGTGGATAAAGCTAAGGAGGTAATAATATCTAAGCTCGATGAGGAGGAAAAGTTCCTGAAATTGGGAGAGCTCATGAACATAAATCATGGCCTTCTCGATGCCCTAGGTGTTTCAACCAAAAAGCTAAGCGAACTCGTCTATGCCGCTAGAACTGCTGGAGCAATTGGAGCCAAGCTAACGGGGGCTGGGGGAGGTGGATGCATGTACGCTTTAGCTCCTGGGAAGCAGAGGGAGGTTGCTACGGCCATAAAGATAGCTGGCGGAACTCCCATGATAACGAGGATAAGCAAGGAGGGGCTTAGAATAGAGGAGGTAAGGGAATGA
- a CDS encoding isopentenyl phosphate kinase: protein MIIVKIGGSVLSNKRKEFSFRGDVVKRIAYEISRFYPEEKFIVVHGGGSFGHPLARKFRIREGLKGYGSRHGFIVTHLAMLELASKVTKCFLENTLPAFPISSSSIFVTKEGKIVASSLLTVKEALSKDFIPLLFGDVSFDTSKGIEIVSGDEIILHLAKEFRPEKVIFLMDVDGIYDRFPGGKLIERLTSKEIESMSLSGSSGIDVTGGIKKKLEVARELVRYTNEVWFVNGLVKDRLSMAIVGNGIGTVVQS from the coding sequence ATGATAATAGTTAAAATAGGGGGTAGTGTTTTAAGCAATAAGAGGAAGGAGTTCAGCTTTAGGGGAGACGTAGTTAAGAGGATAGCCTACGAAATCTCCAGGTTTTATCCAGAAGAGAAATTCATAGTAGTTCACGGTGGAGGTAGCTTTGGTCATCCTTTGGCTAGAAAATTTAGAATAAGGGAGGGGTTAAAGGGGTATGGAAGTAGGCATGGTTTCATAGTAACTCACCTCGCGATGCTAGAATTGGCATCCAAGGTTACGAAATGCTTTCTAGAGAATACCCTTCCAGCATTCCCGATATCTAGCTCATCGATATTCGTAACTAAAGAAGGCAAGATTGTAGCCTCTTCACTATTAACAGTTAAGGAAGCCCTCTCCAAGGATTTCATTCCCCTGCTTTTCGGTGATGTCTCCTTCGACACATCTAAGGGGATAGAGATAGTCTCTGGGGACGAGATAATACTCCATCTAGCAAAGGAATTCAGGCCGGAGAAAGTTATATTTCTGATGGATGTGGATGGAATTTACGACAGGTTCCCAGGAGGCAAGCTGATTGAAAGGTTGACTAGCAAGGAAATAGAATCAATGTCCCTAAGCGGCTCATCGGGAATAGATGTTACTGGAGGAATAAAGAAAAAGCTTGAGGTCGCTAGAGAGCTCGTGAGGTACACGAATGAAGTCTGGTTCGTTAACGGTTTGGTTAAGGACAGGCTCAGCATGGCGATTGTGGGGAATGGAATTGGAACGGTTGTCCAATCTTAG
- a CDS encoding ATP-dependent DNA ligase, with protein MRYIELAQLYQKLEKTTMKLIKTRLVADFLKKVPEDHLEFIPYLILGDVFPEWDERELGVGEKLLIKAVSMATGIDSKEIENSVKDTGDLGESIALAVKKRKQKSFFSQPLTIKRVYQTLVKVAETTGEGSQDKKMKYLANLFMDAEPIEAKYIARTVLGTMRTGVAEGLLRDAISLAFNVKVELVERAYMLTSDFGFVAKIAKTEGNDGLAKVTIQIGKPIKPMLAQQAANIKEALLEMGGEAEFEIKYDGARVQVHKDGEKVTIYSRRLENVTRAIPEIVEAIKEALKPTKAIVEGELVAIGEDGRPLPFQYVLRRFRRKYNIEEMMEKIPLELNLFDVLYVDGVSLIDTKFMERRKKLEEIVETNGKVKIAENLITKNVEEAEQFYKRALEMGHEGLMAKRLDAVYEPGNRGKKWLKIKPTMENLDLVIIGAEWGEGRRAHLLGSFILGAYDPETGEFLEVGKVGSGFTDDDLVEFTKMLKPLIIKEEGKRVWIQPKVVIEVTYQEIQKSPKYRSGFALRFPRYVALREDKGPEDADTIERIAQLYELQERMKGKV; from the coding sequence ATGAGGTACATAGAGCTGGCCCAACTTTATCAGAAGTTAGAAAAAACAACAATGAAGCTTATTAAAACGAGGCTTGTTGCGGACTTTCTCAAGAAGGTTCCGGAGGATCATCTCGAGTTCATCCCCTACTTAATCCTTGGCGACGTCTTCCCCGAGTGGGATGAAAGGGAGCTTGGAGTGGGTGAAAAGTTATTGATAAAGGCAGTATCTATGGCGACGGGAATAGACTCCAAGGAGATAGAAAACTCGGTAAAAGATACGGGTGATTTGGGTGAAAGCATAGCTTTAGCCGTAAAGAAGAGGAAACAAAAGAGCTTCTTCTCGCAACCCTTAACGATTAAGAGGGTCTACCAAACCCTCGTCAAAGTTGCCGAGACAACTGGTGAAGGGAGCCAGGATAAGAAGATGAAGTACCTTGCAAACCTGTTCATGGATGCTGAGCCTATTGAAGCTAAGTACATAGCGAGAACGGTGCTCGGAACGATGAGAACTGGAGTAGCCGAGGGACTGCTCAGGGATGCGATATCCCTAGCATTTAACGTCAAAGTTGAGCTCGTTGAGAGGGCTTACATGCTAACTAGCGACTTTGGATTCGTCGCAAAAATTGCCAAAACTGAGGGTAATGATGGATTAGCTAAGGTGACAATTCAGATTGGTAAGCCAATAAAGCCCATGCTAGCCCAACAGGCGGCCAATATAAAAGAGGCCCTTCTTGAGATGGGTGGGGAAGCCGAGTTTGAGATAAAGTACGATGGAGCTAGGGTTCAAGTTCACAAAGACGGAGAGAAAGTTACAATTTACTCGAGGAGACTCGAAAATGTGACTAGGGCAATACCCGAAATCGTTGAGGCGATAAAAGAAGCCCTAAAACCTACAAAAGCTATAGTAGAGGGAGAATTAGTCGCTATCGGAGAAGATGGGAGACCACTCCCGTTCCAATACGTTCTCAGGAGGTTTAGAAGGAAGTACAACATCGAGGAGATGATGGAAAAGATACCTCTCGAGTTGAATCTTTTCGACGTGCTATATGTTGATGGGGTAAGCTTGATAGACACAAAGTTCATGGAGAGGAGAAAGAAGCTAGAGGAGATCGTAGAGACGAATGGAAAAGTTAAGATCGCTGAGAACTTGATAACCAAGAATGTTGAGGAGGCCGAGCAGTTCTACAAGAGAGCCCTCGAGATGGGACACGAAGGGTTGATGGCCAAAAGGTTGGATGCAGTTTACGAGCCCGGTAACAGGGGTAAGAAGTGGCTCAAGATAAAGCCGACAATGGAGAATTTAGACCTTGTGATAATAGGGGCAGAATGGGGAGAAGGAAGAAGGGCCCATCTCCTCGGTTCTTTCATCCTCGGAGCGTACGATCCCGAGACTGGTGAATTCTTGGAGGTTGGAAAGGTTGGAAGTGGATTCACTGATGATGACTTAGTGGAGTTCACCAAGATGCTAAAGCCCCTCATAATAAAGGAGGAAGGGAAGAGGGTCTGGATTCAACCAAAGGTCGTTATAGAGGTAACATACCAAGAAATCCAGAAGAGTCCGAAGTACAGGAGCGGGTTCGCATTGAGATTCCCAAGGTACGTGGCCCTGAGAGAGGATAAGGGTCCAGAGGATGCAGATACGATAGAGAGAATAGCCCAGCTTTACGAACTTCAGGAGAGGATGAAGGGAAAGGTGTGA
- a CDS encoding OsmC family protein, whose translation MAKYKDLEIRVVGKAVSPTKTLVKTENFEIMVDKLGGEHPCPLDYTLAALAGCLNIVGHMVAKDMGFNIEELEIEVTGIFNPAKFMGLDGERAGFKSVKAIIRVKADVDEEKLKEWLKKVEERCPVSDNLTNLTPTEVIVEKK comes from the coding sequence ATGGCAAAGTACAAAGACCTTGAGATTAGAGTCGTTGGAAAGGCTGTATCACCCACCAAAACGCTCGTCAAAACAGAAAACTTTGAGATAATGGTGGACAAGCTAGGTGGAGAGCACCCGTGTCCCCTTGACTATACCCTTGCCGCCCTTGCAGGCTGCCTCAATATAGTTGGTCACATGGTTGCAAAGGATATGGGATTTAACATAGAGGAGCTCGAAATTGAAGTTACCGGAATATTTAACCCAGCGAAGTTTATGGGGCTTGATGGAGAGAGGGCAGGCTTTAAGTCAGTAAAGGCAATTATAAGGGTAAAGGCGGACGTCGATGAGGAAAAGCTCAAAGAATGGCTTAAGAAAGTTGAAGAAAGATGTCCAGTTAGCGATAATTTAACGAATTTAACTCCCACAGAAGTTATAGTTGAAAAGAAATAG